From Pseudomonas putida, one genomic window encodes:
- a CDS encoding alpha/beta hydrolase — MKNTLKATFMSALVGLSAGEALAADYKKNPFTLAYEGAISKNEPGKVNIHPVSYTLNGLDIAANVYTPANYDAKKTYPTVVVAHPNGGVKEQVAGLYAQRLAEQGYITITADAAYQGASGGQPRSIDKPAYRIEDIHGMADFISQFAGVDAKRLGLLGICGGGGYSLAAAQTDKRFKSLATVSMFNSGRVRRNGYNDSQMDSIQQRLQQSSAARAQEAAGGAVLYSGDANLTDEQIAKLPFALYRQGYEYYWKTHAHPNSTFKYTTSSLLDLMRFDATDHIELINQPLLMIAGSKADSLYMTQDAFPKATGTTDKEVFILDGATHIETYWVPRYVDAAIGKLSAFYARTL; from the coding sequence GTGAAAAACACTCTCAAAGCCACGTTCATGTCGGCATTGGTCGGCCTATCGGCGGGCGAAGCCTTGGCCGCCGATTACAAAAAGAACCCGTTCACCCTCGCCTACGAAGGCGCGATCAGCAAGAACGAACCGGGCAAGGTCAACATCCACCCGGTCAGCTACACGCTCAACGGGCTGGATATCGCTGCCAACGTCTACACTCCGGCCAACTATGACGCGAAGAAGACCTACCCGACCGTGGTCGTTGCACACCCCAATGGCGGCGTGAAAGAACAGGTCGCCGGCCTGTACGCGCAACGCCTGGCCGAACAGGGCTACATCACCATCACGGCCGACGCGGCGTATCAGGGTGCCAGCGGTGGTCAACCGCGCAGCATCGATAAACCGGCGTATCGCATCGAAGACATTCACGGCATGGCCGACTTCATCAGCCAGTTCGCTGGCGTCGATGCCAAGCGTCTGGGCCTGCTTGGCATCTGTGGTGGTGGTGGTTATTCGCTGGCGGCAGCGCAGACCGACAAACGCTTCAAATCACTGGCAACCGTGAGCATGTTCAACTCGGGCCGGGTACGTCGCAACGGCTACAATGACTCGCAGATGGACAGCATTCAGCAACGCCTGCAACAGTCATCAGCAGCCCGCGCGCAAGAGGCCGCCGGCGGCGCGGTGCTGTATTCGGGGGATGCCAACCTCACCGACGAGCAGATTGCCAAACTGCCCTTCGCGCTCTATCGCCAAGGTTATGAATATTACTGGAAGACCCACGCGCACCCGAACTCGACCTTCAAATACACCACCAGCAGCCTGCTCGACTTGATGCGTTTCGACGCCACTGACCATATCGAACTGATCAACCAACCGTTGCTGATGATCGCTGGCAGCAAAGCCGACAGCCTGTACATGACACAGGACGCCTTCCCCAAAGCCACCGGCACCACCGACAAGGAAGTATTTATTCTCGACGGCGCGACGCACATCGAAACCTATTGGGTGCCGCGTTATGTCGATGCCGCAATTGGCAAACTAAGCGCATTTTACGCCCGCACCCTGTAA
- a CDS encoding LysR family transcriptional regulator, producing MSRANLNDLQAFVVITREGSFTRAAAQLGVSQSALSHTMRALESRLGVRLLTRTTRSVSPTEAGQRLYQAMAPRFDEIELELAAVSEFRDTPAGNVRIQASEHAANNILWPKLLKVLPDYPDIKVEITVDYALSDIVAQRYDAGVRLGDQVAKDMIAVPIGPPLRIAVVGSPEYFKQRPVPKEPGDLAVQNCINLRLPTHGSLMQWDFEKDGHELKARVEGQWTFNSSMPILRAAVAGCGLGFLPEDMVAKELADGTLVRVLEDWCQPFAGYHLYYPNRREHSSAFGVVVDALLYKR from the coding sequence ATGTCCCGCGCCAATCTCAACGACCTGCAAGCCTTCGTGGTCATCACCCGCGAAGGCAGTTTCACCCGCGCGGCCGCTCAGCTTGGCGTCTCGCAGTCGGCGCTGAGCCACACCATGCGCGCGCTGGAAAGCCGATTGGGCGTGCGCCTGCTGACACGTACCACCCGTAGCGTTTCGCCGACCGAGGCCGGTCAGCGGCTGTATCAGGCGATGGCGCCGCGGTTCGATGAGATCGAGCTCGAACTGGCTGCGGTCAGCGAGTTCCGTGACACCCCGGCAGGCAATGTGCGGATTCAAGCATCCGAACATGCCGCCAACAATATTCTGTGGCCCAAGCTTTTAAAGGTGCTTCCCGACTATCCGGACATCAAAGTCGAAATCACCGTCGACTACGCCCTCTCCGACATCGTCGCGCAACGCTATGACGCCGGTGTACGCTTGGGAGATCAGGTGGCCAAGGACATGATCGCCGTTCCTATCGGGCCACCATTGCGGATCGCGGTCGTGGGCTCACCCGAGTACTTCAAACAGCGGCCGGTGCCGAAGGAGCCTGGAGATCTGGCGGTGCAAAATTGTATCAATCTGCGCCTACCCACCCATGGCAGCCTGATGCAATGGGATTTTGAAAAGGATGGTCACGAACTGAAGGCCCGTGTAGAAGGCCAATGGACGTTCAACAGCAGCATGCCGATCCTGCGTGCGGCCGTGGCGGGATGCGGCTTGGGTTTCCTGCCGGAGGACATGGTGGCGAAGGAGCTCGCTGACGGTACCCTTGTGCGGGTGTTGGAAGATTGGTGCCAACCCTTTGCCGGATACCATCTCTACTACCCCAATCGCCGAGAACACTCATCAGCGTTTGGCGTTGTAGTTGACGCGTTACTCTACAAGCGCTGA
- a CDS encoding agmatine deiminase family protein: MPTRREFIKQVSVAAGVGAAVMGLGLSPARVVAASEQRWFMPDEGNEHERAYMAFGAQDAIWEDFTEDVQEALGRIARAIARYEPLTLYCRSGERGLAEEMCGTSNITYQIANLDDIWMRDISANFVINDNGLGAVDFNFNGWGNKQRHSKDAKLAKRVAADAQATYQRSGLVGEGGGIEVDGHGTAIMTESCWINENRNPGWSKGDVEAELKACLGLRKIIWLPGIKGKDITDAHVDFYARFVSPGVVIANLDTDPRSYDSKVTMAHLDILKKATDADGRPLQIQTVSPPLKPRKTKFNKDNDDFAAGYINYFVINGAVLAPEFGDKEADNKAFDLLKKLYPSRDVVQINIDAIAAGGGGIHCVTSHQPA; encoded by the coding sequence ATGCCAACCCGTCGCGAGTTCATCAAACAGGTTTCTGTCGCTGCCGGTGTAGGCGCTGCCGTCATGGGCCTCGGCCTGTCTCCGGCGCGCGTAGTGGCGGCCAGCGAACAGCGCTGGTTCATGCCCGACGAGGGCAATGAACACGAACGCGCCTACATGGCTTTTGGCGCGCAGGATGCGATCTGGGAAGACTTCACCGAAGACGTCCAGGAAGCCCTCGGCCGGATCGCCCGCGCTATTGCCCGCTACGAACCGCTGACCCTCTACTGCCGCAGTGGCGAACGCGGCCTAGCTGAAGAGATGTGCGGCACCTCCAACATCACCTACCAGATCGCCAATCTCGACGACATCTGGATGCGTGACATCAGCGCCAACTTTGTCATCAACGACAATGGCCTGGGTGCCGTGGACTTCAACTTTAACGGCTGGGGCAACAAGCAGCGGCACTCGAAGGACGCGAAGCTCGCCAAACGCGTGGCGGCCGATGCGCAGGCGACCTATCAGCGCAGCGGGCTGGTGGGCGAGGGCGGCGGCATCGAAGTCGACGGCCACGGAACCGCGATCATGACTGAGAGCTGCTGGATCAACGAAAACCGCAACCCCGGCTGGAGCAAGGGTGACGTGGAGGCGGAGCTCAAGGCGTGCCTCGGTCTGCGCAAAATCATCTGGCTGCCGGGCATCAAGGGCAAGGACATCACCGATGCCCACGTCGATTTCTACGCGCGCTTTGTCTCACCCGGCGTGGTGATCGCCAACCTCGACACCGACCCGCGCTCCTACGACAGCAAGGTCACCATGGCGCACCTGGACATCCTGAAAAAGGCCACCGACGCCGATGGTCGGCCATTGCAGATCCAAACCGTTTCGCCACCTCTGAAACCGCGCAAAACCAAATTCAACAAGGATAACGACGACTTTGCGGCCGGCTACATCAACTACTTCGTGATCAACGGCGCGGTGCTCGCCCCGGAGTTCGGCGACAAGGAGGCGGATAATAAGGCCTTCGACCTGCTGAAAAAACTCTACCCGAGCCGAGACGTGGTGCAGATCAACATCGACGCCATCGCCGCCGGTGGTGGTGGCATTCACTGTGTGACCAGTCATCAGCCCGCCTAG
- a CDS encoding extracellular solute-binding protein, which translates to MPTSHKWLLGALGLALAGMMPAVHAEDKTLRLYNWADYFAEDTLTQFTAETGIKVIYDVMDGSETLEAKMLSGGSGYDLIFPGDTVAERLMRAGSLLPLNASKITAMNDIEPGLQKLRSHYERSNKATVPYTWGTIGLTYNAEQIEQRMADAPANSLDMLFKPELAARFADCGISMIDSPDEVLAVVLNYLGRDPRSAKPADLAAASDLLMKLRPYIRKFQSQPVTDLVNGNLCLSLGYSGDMTQAQRTSDSAGKQTRFQYRVPREGTTVWMDTMAIPVDAKHPEYAYAFINFVMRPENMAAISNFTGYPTSNAKARPNVDEAMRNNPDIYLDEATYARLIPGKDIPQADMRARMRTWTKFKTATAK; encoded by the coding sequence ATGCCGACTTCACACAAGTGGTTGCTGGGCGCTCTGGGCCTGGCGCTGGCCGGTATGATGCCTGCCGTGCACGCTGAAGACAAAACCCTGCGGTTGTACAACTGGGCGGATTATTTTGCCGAAGATACCCTGACCCAATTCACCGCCGAAACCGGGATCAAGGTGATCTACGACGTCATGGACGGCAGCGAAACCTTGGAAGCCAAGATGCTTTCCGGCGGTAGCGGCTACGACCTGATCTTTCCCGGCGACACTGTGGCCGAACGCCTGATGCGCGCCGGCAGCCTGTTGCCGCTGAATGCTTCGAAGATCACGGCGATGAACGACATCGAACCAGGCCTGCAAAAACTGCGCAGCCATTACGAGCGGTCGAACAAGGCCACGGTGCCGTACACCTGGGGTACCATCGGCCTGACCTACAACGCCGAGCAGATCGAGCAGCGCATGGCCGACGCCCCGGCCAACAGCCTGGACATGCTGTTCAAACCGGAGCTGGCCGCCAGGTTCGCCGATTGCGGGATTTCGATGATCGACTCGCCGGACGAAGTGCTCGCCGTGGTGCTCAATTATCTGGGCCGCGACCCGCGCAGCGCCAAGCCTGCGGACCTGGCAGCGGCCAGTGATCTGCTGATGAAGCTGCGGCCGTACATTCGCAAGTTCCAGTCGCAACCGGTCACCGACCTAGTCAACGGCAACCTGTGCCTGTCCCTCGGCTACAGCGGCGACATGACCCAGGCCCAGCGCACTTCGGACAGCGCCGGCAAGCAGACCCGCTTCCAGTACCGCGTGCCGCGCGAGGGCACCACGGTGTGGATGGACACCATGGCCATTCCCGTGGATGCCAAACATCCGGAATACGCCTACGCCTTCATCAACTTCGTGATGCGCCCGGAAAACATGGCCGCGATCAGCAATTTCACCGGTTATCCGACCTCCAATGCCAAGGCCCGGCCAAACGTGGATGAGGCGATGCGCAACAACCCGGACATCTACCTGGACGAAGCGACCTATGCTCGCCTGATACCGGGCAAGGATATTCCCCAGGCCGACATGCGCGCCCGCATGCGCACCTGGACCAAGTTCAAGACCGCCACTGCAAAGTGA
- the aguB gene encoding N-carbamoylputrescine amidase → MTSLKVATTQMPCTWDLKSNLDRAEQLVREAAGQGAQVILLQELFATPYFCIEQRHQHMALAEEYGNSQVLSRFATLARELGVVLPLSWYEKAGNAYFNSLSVADADGRLLGVYRKTHIPNAIGYQEKEYFSPGDTGFRVWETAFGRLGVGICWDQWFPETARCLALMGAEVLLFPTAIGSEPGCADLDSRDHWQMTMRGHAAANLLPVIASNRVGREVAGTDATLQMNFYGSSFICNHKGKMLAEADRTSTGVLLQSLDLSAMREDRLSWGIYRDRRPEMYGALLSQDGRHLNARWNPQGV, encoded by the coding sequence ATGACGTCACTTAAAGTCGCCACCACCCAGATGCCATGCACCTGGGATCTGAAGAGCAACCTCGACAGAGCCGAGCAGTTGGTGCGTGAAGCGGCTGGGCAGGGCGCGCAGGTGATCCTGTTGCAGGAGCTGTTCGCCACGCCGTATTTCTGCATCGAGCAGCGCCATCAACACATGGCGCTGGCCGAGGAGTACGGCAACAGTCAGGTGCTGTCGCGTTTCGCCACGCTGGCCCGTGAACTGGGTGTCGTGTTGCCGCTGAGCTGGTACGAGAAGGCTGGCAATGCTTACTTCAACTCCCTGAGTGTGGCGGATGCCGACGGGCGCCTGTTGGGCGTGTACCGCAAGACCCACATCCCCAACGCCATCGGCTATCAGGAGAAGGAATATTTCAGTCCCGGCGATACCGGTTTCAGAGTATGGGAAACCGCGTTCGGTCGCCTGGGGGTGGGCATCTGCTGGGATCAGTGGTTCCCGGAAACCGCCCGCTGTCTGGCCTTGATGGGCGCTGAAGTTCTGCTGTTCCCTACGGCTATCGGTTCTGAACCGGGCTGCGCGGATCTGGACTCGCGGGACCACTGGCAGATGACCATGCGCGGCCACGCCGCTGCCAATCTGCTGCCGGTGATTGCGTCCAACCGGGTCGGCCGTGAAGTGGCGGGCACCGATGCAACGCTGCAAATGAATTTCTACGGCTCATCGTTCATCTGCAACCACAAGGGAAAAATGCTCGCCGAAGCCGACCGCACCAGCACCGGTGTTTTGTTGCAAAGCCTGGATCTGTCAGCCATGCGTGAAGATCGCTTGAGTTGGGGCATCTACCGCGACCGCCGCCCGGAAATGTACGGCGCCTTGCTGAGCCAGGACGGTCGTCACCTTAACGCTCGCTGGAATCCTCAAGGAGTCTGA
- a CDS encoding agmatine deiminase family protein: MPRNENNNNAWMMPAEWVTHAATWMVWPHNQAQWESGWRVTLAQVQEDFARVANAIARFEPVKMVVDPSALASANALCGPNIDMITLAVNDSWCRDSGPSFVIHPEQGLAGVSWRFNAWGGKSAHDLDESLARRVLNHLGSECFGTALSNEGGAIHVDGEGTLITTESVLLNPNRNPGVSKSEMEEIFSRLLGVKKTIWLPGDPDYVTGDMTDGHVDGICAFARPGVLLVDATHDRTSVYAEVVRENRRALELASDAQGRKFEMIELYEATDAIDSEAEVFCASYTNFYIANGAIIMPAYGIEADHVAAETLAKAFPGREVVPVQINHLAHGGGGVHCITQQQPALPVEG, from the coding sequence ATGCCGCGCAACGAGAATAACAACAACGCTTGGATGATGCCCGCCGAGTGGGTCACGCACGCCGCTACGTGGATGGTCTGGCCGCACAACCAGGCGCAGTGGGAGTCGGGTTGGCGCGTGACGCTGGCGCAGGTTCAGGAGGACTTCGCCCGCGTCGCCAATGCCATCGCCCGTTTCGAACCGGTGAAAATGGTTGTCGATCCGTCGGCCCTCGCCAGTGCCAACGCCCTGTGCGGGCCGAACATTGACATGATCACGCTGGCGGTCAACGACAGCTGGTGCCGCGACTCCGGCCCGAGCTTCGTCATTCACCCGGAGCAAGGTCTGGCCGGGGTGAGCTGGCGTTTCAACGCCTGGGGCGGCAAGTCGGCCCATGATCTGGACGAAAGCCTGGCCCGTCGCGTGCTCAATCACTTGGGCAGCGAGTGCTTCGGCACGGCGCTGAGCAATGAGGGTGGCGCGATCCACGTGGACGGCGAGGGCACGCTGATTACCACCGAATCGGTGCTGCTCAACCCCAACCGCAACCCCGGCGTGAGCAAGTCCGAGATGGAAGAGATCTTCAGCCGCTTGCTCGGTGTGAAGAAAACCATCTGGCTGCCGGGCGATCCGGATTACGTCACGGGCGACATGACCGACGGCCACGTCGATGGCATCTGCGCCTTCGCTCGTCCCGGTGTGTTGCTGGTGGATGCGACGCACGATCGCACCTCGGTGTACGCCGAAGTCGTAAGGGAAAACCGCCGCGCACTGGAGCTGGCCAGCGACGCTCAGGGCCGCAAGTTCGAGATGATCGAGCTGTACGAAGCCACCGATGCGATAGACAGCGAAGCCGAGGTGTTTTGCGCTTCGTACACCAACTTCTACATCGCCAATGGCGCGATCATCATGCCGGCGTACGGTATCGAAGCCGATCATGTCGCGGCAGAAACGCTGGCCAAGGCGTTCCCGGGACGTGAAGTGGTGCCAGTGCAAATCAATCACTTGGCTCATGGTGGTGGCGGTGTGCACTGCATCACTCAGCAACAGCCAGCTTTGCCGGTGGAGGGTTGA
- a CDS encoding LysR substrate-binding domain-containing protein — protein MLKHWPPLSWLRGFEAAARLSSFHKAADELHLTQSAISQQIRSLEAYLEQPLFFRSGRRVTLTDAGHDLLSTTQAMLQQLAVGIRRLGQYQKPNQLVLNTTPAFARHWLLPRLADFRQQHPHVDLWIFSTDEVPDMVSQTIDLAVRDDISSQAECSFKVLHTDRLYPACHPSVLAQPAVQRTTLHGEREMDWSHWAVEAGIDVGQQDQGLNFSDPGLLLDAACAGLGIALVSQVLSRQARDSGLLQPLVEQTIRGPNWALLTHRDSESNAQQLIDWLTSNLEADNPA, from the coding sequence ATGCTGAAGCACTGGCCTCCGCTCAGTTGGCTGCGCGGCTTTGAAGCGGCTGCTCGCCTTAGCAGCTTTCATAAGGCGGCCGATGAGCTGCACCTCACCCAGTCGGCGATCAGCCAGCAGATCCGCAGCCTCGAGGCGTACCTTGAACAGCCTCTGTTCTTTCGCAGCGGGCGCAGGGTGACACTGACAGACGCCGGCCACGATCTGCTCAGCACCACCCAGGCGATGCTCCAGCAACTGGCAGTCGGCATCCGTCGCCTCGGGCAATATCAGAAGCCCAACCAGCTGGTGCTCAACACCACGCCGGCGTTTGCCCGGCACTGGCTGCTGCCGCGTCTGGCGGATTTCCGGCAACAGCACCCGCATGTCGATCTGTGGATTTTCAGCACCGACGAGGTGCCGGACATGGTCAGCCAAACAATTGACCTCGCCGTGCGCGACGACATCAGCTCGCAAGCCGAATGCAGCTTTAAGGTGCTGCATACTGACCGACTCTACCCGGCCTGCCACCCGAGCGTATTGGCGCAGCCCGCCGTACAACGCACGACGCTGCACGGCGAACGGGAGATGGACTGGAGCCATTGGGCGGTGGAAGCCGGGATCGATGTCGGTCAGCAGGATCAGGGGCTGAACTTCTCCGATCCGGGCCTGTTGCTGGACGCTGCGTGCGCCGGCTTGGGGATTGCGTTGGTCAGCCAGGTGCTCAGCCGTCAGGCGCGGGACAGCGGTCTGTTGCAGCCGCTGGTAGAGCAAACCATTCGCGGCCCGAACTGGGCCTTACTGACTCACCGTGACAGTGAAAGCAATGCTCAACAGCTCATCGATTGGTTGACAAGCAACCTGGAAGCTGACAATCCAGCCTGA
- a CDS encoding response regulator: protein MATILVVDDEYLIADILSFALEDEGFMVVTASNGQKGLEVLDRERPDLIITDFMMPVMDGQEFATAVRALPSCKDLPIILMSGAQAHIGMQRSDLFDAVLPKPFRMDAVLAEVRKLLSLE from the coding sequence ATGGCCACCATCCTGGTCGTCGACGACGAGTATCTGATCGCTGACATTCTCAGTTTTGCGCTGGAGGATGAAGGCTTCATGGTGGTGACGGCCAGTAATGGCCAAAAAGGGCTCGAAGTACTTGATAGAGAACGTCCAGATTTGATCATTACCGACTTTATGATGCCGGTCATGGATGGCCAAGAGTTCGCCACCGCCGTCCGCGCCCTTCCTTCCTGTAAGGATTTGCCAATTATTTTGATGAGCGGCGCTCAGGCGCACATAGGCATGCAGAGATCGGATCTGTTTGACGCGGTATTGCCAAAGCCATTCAGGATGGACGCGGTTCTAGCCGAAGTTCGAAAGCTACTTTCTCTCGAATAG
- a CDS encoding ATPase domain-containing protein translates to MVEKLKRLQSGIEGLDALLKGGLVAGASYIIQGRPGSGKTILANQLGFHHANNGGRVLVATLLAESHDRLFQFLSTLSFFDSSKVGAEIQFVSAFDTLENEGLDEVVKLLRREISRQKATVMVVDGLLNARSKADSPIDTKKFISELQGHAAFAGCTVLFLTSSRLDDGSPEHTMVDGVIEMGEELYGTRSVRRIQLRKTRGSGAMTGLHECEITENGLVVYPRLESLYSHPSSPDSAGMTRIPSGIKSLDDILGGGLHSSSVSLVIGPSGIGKTTLGLKFLAESTAESPGLHFGFYESPQRLRLKGLSLGIDIKGMEDSGALSIAWQPTTEGLLDGLGTRLLSLVEEKGINRVFIDSLSGMTRVTTNPARINDFFSALMNELRSRGVTVFASWEMRDLFGSEVSAPNSDLSSIVDNLMLMRFAENHSELSRTLSILKVRDNSYDPSQFEVVIRDQDVFLKKASRHEPSVPTESSPGSKS, encoded by the coding sequence ATTGTGGAAAAGCTAAAACGCCTCCAAAGTGGAATCGAAGGGCTCGACGCTCTGCTCAAGGGAGGTCTGGTCGCAGGCGCCTCATACATAATCCAAGGGCGTCCGGGGTCTGGAAAAACAATCCTCGCCAACCAGCTTGGGTTTCATCATGCGAACAATGGCGGTCGGGTTCTCGTCGCCACGCTGCTGGCTGAGTCACATGATCGTCTATTCCAGTTTCTTTCTACCCTTAGCTTTTTCGACTCGTCAAAAGTCGGTGCCGAAATCCAGTTTGTCAGTGCCTTTGACACCTTGGAAAACGAGGGGCTGGATGAGGTAGTGAAACTGCTTCGGCGTGAAATTAGCCGCCAGAAAGCCACTGTTATGGTCGTGGATGGTTTGCTCAATGCACGTTCGAAAGCTGACTCCCCCATCGACACTAAGAAGTTCATCTCGGAGCTGCAAGGGCATGCAGCTTTTGCTGGTTGCACGGTGCTATTTCTCACCAGCTCGCGACTTGACGATGGCAGTCCTGAGCACACCATGGTTGATGGCGTAATTGAGATGGGCGAAGAGCTATACGGTACTCGCTCAGTGCGTCGTATTCAGCTGCGAAAGACTCGGGGCAGTGGCGCAATGACCGGTCTTCATGAGTGTGAAATTACCGAAAATGGCTTGGTTGTTTACCCGCGACTCGAAAGTCTCTACAGCCACCCGTCGTCTCCCGATAGCGCTGGCATGACGCGAATCCCCAGCGGCATTAAGTCACTGGACGACATCTTAGGCGGAGGCCTGCACAGTTCCAGCGTGTCGCTGGTAATAGGCCCCTCCGGGATCGGCAAAACAACACTGGGCCTCAAATTTCTGGCTGAGTCGACCGCAGAGTCTCCGGGCCTGCATTTTGGCTTTTACGAAAGTCCACAGAGGTTGCGACTCAAAGGCCTGTCATTGGGTATTGATATCAAAGGCATGGAAGACAGCGGCGCGTTGAGCATTGCCTGGCAGCCTACTACTGAAGGTCTTCTGGACGGGCTGGGCACACGACTGCTGAGTCTTGTCGAAGAAAAGGGCATCAACCGCGTATTCATCGATAGTCTGAGCGGCATGACACGAGTTACGACAAATCCGGCGCGGATAAATGATTTCTTCAGTGCTCTGATGAACGAGCTTCGATCCAGGGGGGTTACGGTATTCGCATCCTGGGAGATGCGCGATTTATTTGGCTCCGAGGTCAGCGCACCAAACTCTGACCTGTCCAGCATCGTCGACAACCTGATGCTGATGCGATTCGCTGAGAATCACTCTGAATTAAGCAGGACGCTTTCCATTCTTAAAGTACGAGACAACTCTTACGACCCTTCGCAATTCGAGGTCGTCATCCGTGACCAAGACGTTTTCCTGAAAAAGGCTTCAAGACATGAACCATCAGTACCCACTGAGTCATCGCCTGGTTCAAAATCTTAA
- a CDS encoding IS1182 family transposase — MKRFIEGEARTQVTLLPECLDDYITNENPVRVVDVFVDELDLSALGFAGVDPAATGRPAYHPAVLLKIYIYGYLNRIQSSRRLEREAERNVELMWLTGRLAPDFKTIADFRKDNGKAIRSVCRQFVILCRNLNLFSDSIIAIDGSKFKAVNNRDRNFTQAKVKARMQQVEQSIERYLTAMDSADRAMPEVAVAKAERLKEKIETLKQQMQKLKDIETQLLQTPDKQISLTDPDARSMSVGGRGSGTVGYNVQTAVDDQHHLIVAHEVTNVGHDRGQLSNMAKQARDQIGTESLNVVADRGYYTGTEIVACEQAGISPFVPKPLTSSSKAEGRFGKQDFLYVSASDEYRCPAEQLLTKRYSTWEDGMLMHVYWFSGCQSCAMHKQCTTGKERRLKRWEHEATLDSMQVQLEHDPGKMKVRRQTVEHPFGTLKYWMGATHFLTRTLPRVSTEMSLHVLAYNLKRMMSILGIRGLLEALKR, encoded by the coding sequence ATGAAGCGGTTCATCGAAGGTGAAGCTCGGACGCAGGTCACATTGCTGCCAGAGTGCCTGGATGACTACATCACCAATGAAAACCCAGTGCGAGTGGTCGATGTCTTTGTTGATGAACTCGACCTGAGCGCGCTCGGTTTCGCAGGCGTCGATCCGGCAGCAACAGGTCGCCCGGCCTACCATCCAGCGGTCCTGCTGAAGATCTACATCTACGGCTACCTAAACCGCATTCAGTCCAGCCGCCGGCTCGAGCGTGAAGCTGAACGCAATGTCGAGTTGATGTGGCTTACGGGGCGTCTGGCTCCAGATTTCAAAACCATCGCCGACTTTCGCAAGGACAACGGTAAAGCCATTCGCAGTGTCTGCCGTCAGTTCGTGATCCTCTGTCGCAACCTCAACCTGTTCTCTGACTCAATCATTGCCATCGACGGCAGCAAGTTCAAAGCCGTGAACAATCGCGACCGTAACTTCACCCAGGCCAAGGTGAAGGCCCGTATGCAGCAAGTCGAGCAGAGCATTGAGCGCTATCTGACAGCGATGGATTCGGCGGACCGGGCAATGCCGGAGGTGGCTGTGGCCAAGGCCGAGCGACTGAAAGAGAAGATCGAAACGCTGAAACAGCAGATGCAGAAGCTCAAAGACATTGAAACGCAGCTACTTCAAACCCCAGACAAACAAATTTCTCTCACAGATCCCGATGCTCGCTCCATGTCAGTTGGTGGTCGGGGCAGTGGCACCGTTGGCTATAACGTGCAGACGGCCGTTGACGATCAGCACCATCTGATCGTTGCACATGAGGTGACGAATGTCGGTCATGATCGCGGCCAGTTGAGCAACATGGCGAAGCAAGCGCGTGACCAAATCGGTACTGAATCGCTGAATGTCGTTGCCGACCGGGGCTACTACACAGGCACGGAAATCGTTGCATGTGAGCAAGCTGGAATCTCGCCCTTCGTACCGAAACCACTGACCTCTAGCAGCAAAGCCGAAGGTCGATTTGGCAAGCAGGATTTCCTATACGTCTCGGCATCGGATGAGTATCGATGCCCTGCGGAGCAATTACTGACCAAGCGTTACTCAACTTGGGAAGACGGGATGCTGATGCATGTTTATTGGTTCTCGGGCTGCCAGTCCTGCGCGATGCACAAGCAATGTACGACGGGCAAAGAGCGCCGGTTGAAACGCTGGGAACATGAAGCGACCCTCGACTCGATGCAGGTTCAACTGGAGCACGATCCGGGGAAAATGAAGGTGCGCCGCCAAACCGTTGAGCATCCATTTGGAACGCTCAAGTACTGGATGGGGGCGACCCACTTCCTGACCAGGACCCTGCCAAGGGTCAGTACTGAAATGAGCCTCCATGTGCTCGCTTACAACCTCAAGCGAATGATGAGCATCTTGGGCATCAGGGGGCTGCTCGAAGCGCTCAAAAGGTGA
- a CDS encoding DUF3077 domain-containing protein — protein sequence MTPDDTKVTVGKTTFYQGENQTHPLFRIEAGIPCQNAREQASELMGYVRDLTIEGLMDGKPQLIWASHYLSALAKALMDDAELGMMH from the coding sequence ATGACCCCAGATGACACCAAAGTTACTGTCGGTAAGACCACGTTCTACCAGGGTGAAAACCAGACCCATCCATTGTTTCGCATCGAAGCGGGCATCCCTTGCCAGAATGCCCGCGAACAGGCTTCAGAGCTGATGGGCTATGTGCGGGACCTGACCATCGAAGGCTTGATGGACGGTAAACCACAGCTGATCTGGGCCTCGCACTACCTGAGTGCGTTGGCCAAAGCACTGATGGATGATGCCGAGCTGGGCATGATGCACTAA